A segment of the Ipomoea triloba cultivar NCNSP0323 chromosome 1, ASM357664v1 genome:
atgtttatttttcatttcGAGTGTTTGACTCGTTAAGTCTTGGATTGCTGGTTTTGAGGATTTACTTGATTTTGAGTTAATAGagttgtttttaattaaatgctTTTTGCCGGTTAATTCTTGTTTTTATCGCTGTGTTTACTAGACTTCTGAATTGTTTGATTGTTTTTCACTATGTTTTACTAAGTGGCcttgtatatatttttctgTATATTATACAATGTCTTGGAGATTCTTTAATGGTTGCCTCTTTTCTTTTCGAATAATTTTTAGAGAGAGCGGAGTCCCTTGACTTctgatttatgattttttttttcatctgtGACAGGCAATGCATGCTGCTATCCTATGTACATTGCTGAGACATCACCGAGCCAGATAAGAGGGCTGCTTATTTCTCTTAAAGAGTTCCTCATAGTCTTTGGAATGCTAGTAAGTTGTGTGAGCTAGTGGAATCTATTTTACTCCTGCTCAAACCTTGGAAACCTAATCTGTTTATATTTCTGAATGGCAATATGCAGTTAGGCTATACAGTTGGCAGCCTTATGGTGGAAGTTGTTGCTGGTTGGCGGTATATGTATGGAGTTAGTGTcccaatataaattattattggaaTGTGGTGTTCTCATTAGCTGGTAGTGCTTATGGTTACTTATTTCTCAGTTACTTATGATTAGCTGGTTTGATTTGATtaggatttttcaaaaaaaatcagtATATGTGTATGATATATATGCTCTATTTTCCTCCATTTTCTGTTGTGGTCAAACTCTTGAATATGAGCTTGTATTCCTCTTAGGTGTTGATGGCCACAAACTGTATAGATATTCTGGATCAGGCTCTTCTCAGACCAGGAAGAATTGAcctaaaaattgaaaagtatccTTATCAtcatggaaaagaaaactagtTTTGCATCTCATACTGCTTGCTTTGTTGTTTTTTTCCTGTGACTTTCTCATTTCCTATGATTGGTTACTGAGGATCAAAGATCTCCTTTTTTTGCATAAGAGTGCTAGATTTCTTTGCATTCCTAGCAGTTGACGATGGTATTCTCTTGGTCCTTCAATAAAGAACCTATAATGATCACAAATAAGTAAATCGATAAATAACAGATAGGCATGAGAGCTTAATTATGCTTCTGAACTTGGTACTAGGACTTATCTTCTTTAATTGATTCAAAATTATACAGAGAAATGCTTAGTACTAGGACTTCATACACACTATATGACCTCTCTTTTGCTGTCTACAAGCTCCTAATGATATTGCCATATTGGTGAgactaactatttttttttctttctatattGTAGATTGTTCCTGCtataaaaattcttttacaTATTTCTGCCTCCAAGATGAGCATAATTTACAGTCTGATGATGCAGTTGAATTCTTAGGTAATTACTAATCtctttatttgattaaaatgcctctgatattatattttgatgctcTCTTGCAACCTTTTCTTATCAGCTTTACTTTACTTTCTTTAGAAGAATATATAGATTAAATGCATTCTACTTCCCCCTTTTATTCAGCATCACTACCTTTTTACATACCCTTCTCATGTATACTTCAATGTCTTGTCTTGGTTGCAGCTATGTTCCAACCCCTATCTTGGTTATCATTGATGTCCAGCCTAAAGAACTTGGCATAGCAACTAAGGTAATGTCTTCTCACTACCTTTTATATCACTTATGAATTTGTTTTTACAATATTGAAATTCAGTGATAAGCATGTTATTTCGTTCATGCTTAGGATCAGTTCTACTTGTAATCTTTTTGACATTAGATATATTAACTTAAATATGCTACATGAAGTGAGAttagatatattttattataataatagtaatatagaATTGAAGCAATATTGATGTATGTTTCTCCAGAAATATATCACTCATTTAGCAGTCTGGATGCTTTGTTTCATGATTTTCACAGCTCAATTGTAGCAGGTAATGATGCTATAGCAGGCATTTAGGTTGGAGTTGTTTAATATATCCTCAAAGTTGTTTATTCTCAGTAAAACTAATATGCCATTAAAGAGTTGTTTATATCTTGTGAATTTAATTTGGAAACAGTGAAAGGAAATTGTGTCTATTTCACTTGGAACTATAACATTATTTGTTTGGAGAAATCCTGTTGGGCTGTTAATAGTGTTTATCTCCAATGTGGTTCCTGTTTAATCATCGGAGTATGGGTGTGTATACTTGAATGTTGAATCGTGGATGCCATCGTGTCCTACCTAGTTATGGCATTCTAACTTTGGAACATGTTTGCTTCATTTAATATACTTGGGTGTAGGATTATTCTTGTGGTTATAATCCCTGCAGTTTCTGTTTACAGTGTGGAGCAGTTAAAAGATATTGGATGCAAGTGGGTCATTCCATGTAGGTTGACTAGATGAGCTGAAAGCATGGTGTTGGAGTTCGAGGATGAAATATATTGTAcagaaattgtattattattattatcaaaaaagattatatttttttaatatatatatgactatcTGCGTCTGGAACTGGGAAATTCCAGACGCAGATAGTCattctataaaataatataaaagacCGGTAGTTCCGGACGCAGCTGGTGACTATCTGCGTCTGGGGAACTCCGGACGCAGTTAGTCCATGGCAGCTGCGTCTCCGGCATATGCGTCTGGCGTACTCCAGACGCAGAAAGTCCAAAACTCCAGACGCAAATGCCTGTTTTTGTACTAGTGTCAAGAAATAGAATAGAACTATTTAGactaattttatgatttttcattaataatttattattttatccaaCCAATAGGAGACATAAAATCAATTCTGAATACTTTGTGAATCCCTTTTCACGATATTGCTGTTGCAGGAATATATTTGAAGCATGAAAAGTTGAGTATGTTTTCTTTAACATATACATCAGAGtcaattctcaaaatggtccttcgactatgacgttttcttaatttagtgccttgatttttaattgcacccaaagtgGTCCCTAAACTATTCAATTTGGTCAATTTGGTCTCCATTAGCTTTGGCGTGAACTATTCAATTTGGTCAATTTGGTCTCCGTTAACATAAGCCAATTTGGTCTCCGTTAGCTTTGGCGTGAACATGGCGTTAAATAGAAGGGCAAAAAGGacaatttatattgtttttcGTTGAGACCTTTGACCAGCGGGTTTCTACCCCAAATTAGCAAAACAATTTCATTATGCCGAATTTTACTTTTGATGTTCATAACAGTTCAAGGGACATGGAACAAAAACCCTAACGAAACGTATAAATCCTGcgaataaacaataaaatttgagataaaattttgttttcgtTTCGGTGGAAAAAGCTTACCGCCGCATATCGGAACTTCCGTTTGGGAGACATTTGAGGCTGGGCGGAGTCGGCGGAGACATTTGTGACCAGAACTGGAACATCTGCTTCAAAAAAGACAGTTGTAGTGTGATGGATAACCAAGAGAGATGTGTCATGGAAGGTAAGAGTTCCTCTGACAATTGCAATATATTA
Coding sequences within it:
- the LOC116033285 gene encoding uncharacterized protein LOC116033285 — its product is MEKGNACCYPMYIAETSPSQIRGLLISLKEFLIVFGMLVIRLYSWQPYGGSCCWLAVYVWNCSCYKNSFTYFCLQDEHNLQSDDAVEFLAMFQPLSWLSLMSSLKNLA